One Syntrophomonadaceae bacterium genomic window carries:
- a CDS encoding DNA alkylation repair protein, with protein sequence MDIFEIFRSSADIEKAGPMSAYMRKQFHFLGILTPRRKELSRSFFKTVKKTDLDWDFVFKCWQQSEREFQYLAKDYLARQKENLTAVDIPRLRELAVQKSWWDTIDGLDVIVGDIALRFPEVNATVLDWSVDDNFWLRRIAIDHQLGRKAKTDAELLEQIIVNNFGQTEFFINKAIGWSLREYSKTNPDWVRSFINRHKDKMASLSIKEASKYI encoded by the coding sequence ATGGACATATTTGAAATATTCAGATCTTCGGCAGACATAGAAAAAGCAGGGCCAATGAGTGCTTATATGCGTAAGCAGTTTCATTTTCTCGGTATACTCACTCCGAGACGAAAAGAACTGAGCCGTAGCTTTTTTAAGACCGTCAAGAAAACCGACCTCGACTGGGATTTTGTTTTCAAATGTTGGCAACAGTCAGAGCGCGAATTTCAATACTTGGCAAAGGACTATCTGGCAAGGCAAAAAGAGAACCTGACCGCTGTGGATATTCCGCGCCTTCGTGAATTGGCTGTTCAGAAGTCTTGGTGGGACACTATCGACGGGCTTGACGTTATCGTAGGCGATATTGCTCTCCGTTTTCCCGAAGTGAACGCCACGGTATTGGATTGGAGCGTTGACGATAACTTCTGGCTTCGCCGGATTGCTATCGACCACCAACTCGGCAGGAAAGCAAAGACCGACGCCGAATTGCTGGAGCAAATTATCGTTAACAACTTCGGGCAGACTGAGTTTTTCATCAACAAGGCGATCGGATGGAGTTTGCGGGAATACAGCAAGACGAATCCTGACTGGGTGCGGTCGTTCATAAACAGGCACAAAGATAAAATGGCTTCCCTCAGTATAAAGGAAGCAAGCAAGTACATTTGA
- a CDS encoding DUF4268 domain-containing protein — protein MNYCKTVGRDKDIGSRKPCYEYWYDVTIGNPDYHMFFQLYHQKVLRIGIYVYRPEDFARLESKKAEIEALYGAPFEWYTSRKKSVAKRILHSIDADVHNPELYTQHFDWLIAHFDKLRNALETADKK, from the coding sequence ATCAATTATTGTAAAACGGTGGGCAGAGATAAGGACATCGGCTCCCGCAAACCGTGTTACGAGTATTGGTATGACGTTACGATAGGCAATCCAGACTACCACATGTTTTTCCAGCTTTATCACCAGAAGGTTCTCCGTATAGGGATTTATGTTTACCGACCAGAGGATTTTGCTCGACTTGAAAGCAAAAAAGCTGAAATAGAGGCTTTGTACGGCGCGCCATTTGAATGGTATACGAGCCGCAAAAAGAGCGTTGCGAAAAGGATACTGCATTCTATTGATGCCGACGTTCACAACCCCGAACTGTACACTCAGCACTTCGACTGGCTAATAGCCCATTTTGATAAGCTGCGAAACGCCCTCGAAACGGCGGACAAAAAGTGA
- a CDS encoding KTSC domain-containing protein has protein sequence MNWIIASSTNIERFRYDPYSLILEIEFKKGAVYQYFDVPNSIYEAFKSQVNSGGSAGQFFNTNIKGCFRYAKI, from the coding sequence ATGAATTGGATAATTGCTTCGTCAACAAACATTGAAAGATTTAGGTATGACCCTTATTCATTGATTTTAGAAATAGAGTTTAAAAAAGGTGCAGTATATCAATACTTTGATGTACCTAATTCTATATATGAGGCGTTTAAGAGTCAGGTAAATTCAGGTGGTTCAGCGGGTCAATTTTTTAACACTAATATAAAGGGTTGTTTTCGTTACGCAAAAATATAA
- a CDS encoding VWA domain-containing protein, which translates to MKKGLTELVFILDKSGSMGGLETDTIGGYNSMLKQQKAVEGECHITTVLFDNNYELLYDRIDIKAVSPITEKEYQVGGSTALLDAIGRTIHKIGNAQKHTAADYRAEKVMFIIITDGEENSSREYSSEKVKAQIERQKTKYGWEFIFLGANIDAVQTAGRFGINADRAIDYVPDSAGTNLNFKVMAEAVATFRESGVVEEEAFTPIRADMKRRGGRK; encoded by the coding sequence ATGAAAAAAGGATTAACGGAACTGGTATTCATACTGGACAAGAGCGGCTCGATGGGAGGTTTGGAAACCGACACCATCGGCGGCTACAATTCGATGCTCAAACAACAGAAAGCGGTCGAGGGCGAATGCCATATTACAACGGTGCTATTTGACAACAACTACGAGTTGCTTTACGACCGCATCGACATTAAAGCAGTCAGCCCGATTACCGAGAAGGAATATCAAGTCGGCGGTTCGACAGCACTCCTGGATGCAATCGGCAGGACGATTCACAAGATCGGCAATGCCCAGAAACATACCGCCGCCGACTACCGCGCTGAAAAAGTGATGTTCATCATCATCACCGACGGCGAGGAAAATTCCAGCCGTGAATACTCTTCGGAAAAGGTCAAAGCGCAAATCGAGCGTCAAAAGACGAAATACGGATGGGAGTTTATCTTTCTCGGCGCGAATATCGATGCGGTGCAGACCGCCGGGCGGTTCGGGATTAATGCGGACAGAGCAATTGATTACGTTCCCGACAGCGCAGGGACAAATCTTAACTTCAAAGTGATGGCTGAAGCCGTAGCGACCTTCCGCGAATCCGGCGTGGTAGAGGAAGAAGCCTTTACGCCAATAAGGGCGGATATGAAGCGGCGGGGAGGTCGGAAATAA
- a CDS encoding DUF262 domain-containing protein, whose protein sequence is MANELYSLLVLFQNRLFRIPDYQRGYAWKHEQLADFWEDLLNLQEDRYHYTGLLSLKAVNRDSVKTWDCDEWILDIGFKPFHVVDGQQRLTTFSILMYEMVVFVKNLPENKDKDDDDILLGDESLKEISERYILRRRRKNFITTYLFGYETDNPSADYLKYKVFNEPFGGTVFETYYTKNLKYAKAFFADNLAAMYESDGIEGIERLYKKLTLRLMFNLHEIEDDYDVFVAFETMNNRGKKLTNLELLKNRLIYLTTLFDNSEIDKTDKEQLRRNINDAWKEVYYQLGRNQNAPLSDDDFLRAHWITYFRYSRKAGDVYIRFLLGKFSAKNVFEKHTVTQAVEEAEIPSDFEQDDNEIDATPETEAVLVSKLAPQEINDYVNSLKALAEYWYYSFFPYDSWFSDDEKIWIDKLNRIGIGYFRPLVVAALATEKSTTSAERVTLFKSIERFIFVSFRLGGFQSSYQSSVYYNKAREVLNKAATLDSVSADLDNTVDGDMNSAMKSFIARTSRRFDAGDGFYRWRDLRYFLFEYEYEKSVKNNIEKVNWILFTRVEKDKVTIEHILPQKPSKWYWRNMFRAYTAEEIKLLSASLGNLLPLSQSINSSLQNDSFPDKKNPSSNGRRGYSNGSHSEIEVAAAQDWKAENILERGQALLDFMEKRWRLEFLGNAKMELLHIPFVDDGREVPPEIPEVEIKR, encoded by the coding sequence ATGGCTAACGAGTTATATTCGCTTTTAGTCCTGTTTCAGAACAGGCTTTTTAGGATACCTGACTATCAGCGCGGGTACGCTTGGAAGCACGAGCAGCTTGCCGATTTCTGGGAGGACTTGCTTAACCTTCAGGAGGATAGGTATCACTATACGGGATTGCTTTCTCTGAAAGCGGTCAACCGTGACAGCGTCAAGACTTGGGACTGCGATGAGTGGATTTTGGACATCGGGTTCAAGCCCTTTCACGTCGTGGACGGGCAGCAGCGTCTAACCACTTTTTCCATCTTAATGTATGAAATGGTAGTGTTCGTTAAAAACCTGCCCGAAAACAAAGATAAGGACGACGACGATATTTTGCTTGGGGATGAGTCCCTGAAAGAAATTTCGGAGAGATACATTCTCCGCAGGCGCAGAAAGAACTTTATCACGACATACCTTTTCGGGTATGAGACCGACAATCCCAGTGCCGACTACCTGAAGTACAAGGTGTTTAACGAGCCTTTCGGCGGCACGGTGTTTGAAACCTACTACACCAAAAACCTTAAATACGCCAAGGCTTTCTTTGCCGATAACCTTGCGGCAATGTACGAGAGCGACGGCATTGAGGGCATCGAGCGTCTTTACAAAAAGCTGACCCTTCGCCTGATGTTTAATCTCCACGAGATAGAGGACGACTACGATGTTTTCGTTGCTTTTGAAACAATGAACAATCGCGGTAAGAAGTTGACGAACCTTGAACTTCTAAAAAACCGCTTAATATATCTGACCACGTTATTCGACAATTCCGAAATTGACAAGACTGATAAGGAACAACTGCGCAGGAATATAAATGATGCGTGGAAAGAAGTCTACTATCAGCTAGGGCGCAATCAGAATGCCCCGCTCTCGGATGATGACTTCCTCCGCGCCCATTGGATTACCTACTTCCGCTACTCTCGAAAAGCAGGGGACGTTTATATCCGATTCCTGCTTGGAAAATTCTCGGCAAAGAACGTGTTCGAGAAGCACACCGTTACCCAAGCCGTAGAGGAAGCGGAAATTCCGTCTGACTTTGAACAGGATGATAACGAAATAGATGCAACGCCTGAAACAGAAGCGGTGCTTGTTAGCAAACTTGCGCCACAGGAAATAAACGACTATGTCAACAGTCTTAAGGCTCTGGCTGAATACTGGTACTACAGCTTCTTCCCATATGACAGCTGGTTTAGCGACGACGAGAAGATTTGGATTGATAAACTGAACCGCATAGGCATAGGCTATTTCCGTCCTCTCGTTGTCGCGGCTTTAGCGACTGAAAAATCTACAACATCGGCGGAGCGAGTCACTCTGTTCAAATCTATCGAGCGGTTTATATTTGTGTCCTTCCGTCTTGGCGGTTTCCAGTCAAGCTACCAAAGCAGCGTTTATTACAACAAGGCAAGGGAAGTATTAAACAAGGCGGCCACCCTTGATTCCGTGTCTGCAGATTTAGACAATACAGTTGATGGCGATATGAACTCGGCAATGAAATCCTTTATTGCTCGCACAAGCCGTCGTTTCGATGCGGGAGACGGCTTCTATCGTTGGCGTGACCTGCGTTACTTCCTCTTCGAATACGAGTATGAGAAATCGGTCAAGAACAACATTGAGAAGGTAAACTGGATTCTATTCACAAGGGTTGAAAAAGATAAAGTCACCATTGAACATATCCTGCCGCAAAAGCCGTCAAAGTGGTACTGGCGTAATATGTTCAGGGCTTATACCGCTGAGGAGATAAAACTGCTGTCCGCCTCGCTCGGAAACTTGCTTCCGCTCTCGCAGAGCATTAATTCTTCGTTGCAGAACGACAGCTTTCCGGATAAAAAGAACCCTTCAAGCAATGGACGGCGTGGATACAGTAATGGGTCGCATTCAGAGATTGAAGTCGCCGCCGCGCAGGACTGGAAAGCAGAAAACATCTTGGAGCGCGGTCAGGCGTTGCTTGATTTCATGGAGAAACGGTGGCGGCTTGAATTTCTGGGCAACGCCAAGATGGAACTTCTCCACATCCCGTTTGTCGATGACGGTCGGGAAGTTCCACCGGAAATACCGGAGGTTGAAATTAAGCGGTAG
- a CDS encoding macro domain-containing protein — MPFTIVRQDITKMKVDAIVNAANTNLQMGGGVCGAIFKAAGAHELQAACDKLAPIKTGEAVVTPGFNLSAKFVIHAAAPVYRHWNKEQSEQHLRAAYTNSLKRAVENKCESIAFPLISSGIYGYPKDEALQVATSAIQGFLVDHDIDVTLVVFDKSAFTVSCELLGAVESYIDEHYVDTHQIRRRPLLNVEREALYEADEGVSTYNESVYDEILAPSADAPLDSLFRNLDEPFSQTLLRLIDAKGKTDVAVYKRANLDRKLFSKIRSNKGYMPSKRTAIALAVALELSLNETDDLLKRAGYALSHSQKFDVIVEYFIVSGKYDIFEINEVLFEYNQPLLGG; from the coding sequence ATGCCCTTTACCATCGTCCGTCAGGACATCACAAAGATGAAAGTTGACGCCATCGTCAATGCCGCCAACACCAACCTGCAAATGGGCGGCGGTGTTTGCGGCGCAATATTCAAAGCGGCGGGAGCGCATGAACTGCAAGCCGCTTGTGACAAACTTGCCCCGATTAAGACGGGTGAGGCGGTCGTCACGCCAGGGTTCAACCTTTCGGCTAAATTTGTAATTCACGCTGCCGCTCCCGTCTATCGGCATTGGAACAAGGAGCAAAGCGAGCAACACCTCCGCGCCGCCTACACAAACTCGCTGAAGAGAGCCGTCGAAAATAAGTGCGAAAGCATAGCATTTCCGCTGATTTCAAGCGGTATCTACGGTTACCCGAAAGACGAGGCTCTGCAAGTGGCTACTTCGGCGATTCAGGGATTCCTTGTCGACCACGACATTGACGTGACACTTGTGGTGTTCGATAAATCGGCGTTCACCGTCAGCTGCGAACTGCTAGGCGCGGTTGAAAGCTATATTGATGAGCATTACGTTGACACGCACCAAATAAGGCGGCGGCCACTTCTTAATGTAGAGCGGGAAGCCTTGTATGAAGCCGATGAAGGCGTTAGTACATACAACGAGTCTGTTTATGATGAGATTCTTGCTCCGTCCGCAGATGCGCCTTTAGATAGCCTGTTCAGAAATCTTGACGAACCATTCTCACAAACGCTCCTGCGGCTGATTGACGCTAAGGGTAAAACGGACGTGGCGGTTTATAAACGCGCCAACCTTGACCGCAAGCTGTTCTCTAAGATTCGGAGCAACAAAGGTTATATGCCAAGCAAGCGCACGGCGATTGCCCTTGCCGTGGCGTTGGAGTTATCGCTCAACGAAACAGACGACCTTTTGAAGCGGGCGGGCTATGCACTTTCCCATAGCCAGAAGTTCGACGTGATTGTCGAATACTTCATCGTCAGCGGTAAATACGACATCTTTGAGATCAACGAGGTGCTATTCGAGTATAACCAGCCGCTGTTGGGAGGGTAA